The Gemmatimonas sp. nucleotide sequence GGACGGCCGCTGATCTCGGCGCCCACGGCGTCGGCCTCGAACTCGCGCTGACGACTGATGGCGAACTGGATCAGCATCGCCGCGATCGGCGCCACGATCAACATCGCGATGCCCGCGATCGGATTGCTGTCCTCGTCATCGCTCCGCCCACCGAAGAAGAAGGCGAACTGCGCGAGGTTGCTGATGGCGCCGGCCATGGTGGCCGCGATCGTCTGCAGCAGCATGTCGCGATTCTTGATGTGCGCGAGTTCGTGCGCGATCACCCCTTCGAGCTCGTCCGTCGAGAGTGTGCGCAGGATGCCCTGTGTCACGCACACCACCGCGTTTTCCGGATTGCGGCCCGTCGCGAACGCGTTCGCCTGCTCCTGAGGTGCAATGGCGACGGTGGGCATCGGCAACCCGGCGCGTTGACGGAGCCGGTCGACCATCTCGTATAGCTCCGGCGCCTCG carries:
- a CDS encoding zinc metalloprotease HtpX, whose amino-acid sequence is MNNVKVFVLMAGLTALVVAIGQSLGGGTGAIIALLMSAAINLFMYWGSSSMVLRSYGAHIVTAHEAPELYEMVDRLRQRAGLPMPTVAIAPQEQANAFATGRNPENAVVCVTQGILRTLSTDELEGVIAHELAHIKNRDMLLQTIAATMAGAISNLAQFAFFFGGRSDDEDSNPIAGIAMLIVAPIAAMLIQFAISRQREFEADAVGAEISGRPLSLANALVKLDHGARRIPMHVSPSAAPLAIVNPLAAFSMRGASKLFSTHPPTEERVEALQLLSKG